The window AGGATCAAAAGGCGAACAAAAGGCAGCAGCAGTGGGTGAAGTCAGACCATTTGTACTATATGAAGATGAGAAAGCAACCATGTCATCCACTGCCCTATTCATATCAGCTTCACGCAGAGCCCATAAACTGTCATCAGAGCTAAGAGAGGGTGGCCGGGAGAAACCATTTCCTGGATAATCAGAAGAGTTCCAATACATTATGCCACCACCGAAATATTGGTTATAATCTATTCCAGAAACAGCATGAACCTCGTACTCTTCTTCTGATACCCAATGATTGTCAAATTCATCTGCTAGCTCTTGCGCATTTGCTATATCAGGAGGTAAATCAAATATATCCCCAGAATATTTTCTTTCATCATCTGGAGTTGTTGCATCAACCTGGACGCTGTGAACAGCCAATCCTTTTGAAAAGGTACACTGCCGCCGGGTCATAAAACCCGAATCATAATTACCGTTTGGCGGTGCAGCCATGCCACCACGAAAAACAGGAGGCCAGTCTAAACTCATAGGAATAGGACGAGACAGTATTGGGTTGCGTCCACCTTCAATAGGAGTGTTTCTTGCCTGCTGTAATGTGGGAACAAATGAGTGGCAAAAGTGATTATGCCAATTCCGCCCAACATCCAAATGCAATCTATCAGTAGCAGGAGGGAGATGAGAATTAAAAGATGGAAAATATACAGAAGGTACACCAGGCCACTCATATGGACTACATTTAGAGAAAGCTGAATTTCTACATTCAAATAGGCATCTATCTCGCTCCTTCAATAGCCCAAACTCCTTTACATAAACCTCTCTGGTTAGTTTGTCAGGAACAGATGGCTTTACATCAGCTTCTGGAACACAGACGGAGTTAAGAGAACCTGTATCTTCTTTACTGTAGAAACTACCATGCTTCAATTCATGTGCCGGAGGATTTTGAGCATTACAATCTACATCACAAGTTGAACAATCTATTTCCTGAGACATAGTTTTCCCTTGATTTGATGCTAAACAAAGCTGAGGACCTAAACCATTGCAACTTTTAGAAAGATCCTCAACATTTTCTTGCTCAATCGCCTCGGCAAAACTGTTCTTTGTACTTGAGGAGTGGATGTCACTACCATTCAAATAATCATTTTTGGCATTAATGGAAGATTTATCAAAAACCCTATCACATACTCCCACCCCACCTTCAGAAATAATAGTAGTAGAGGCAGCATCGATAATGGACTTTTGAAAATTGCTAGCTTCTCGGCCAGTGGTTGTGCTTTtacatttatttttctctttcctactTTTTCTTGAATTAGTTCGAAGTTTGTTAGCGTCCAACCGCCGAGTATGATCCTGCTGGCAGGAAGTTTGTCATAAACCATTTAAATCTTCAGCGAGAAATACTATCCAAATTAAATGGGGCAAAAGATAGAAACCTTTTTTGCAGTTGACGATATGCTCCCAGTAGAAATCTCCTTTCCAAGAGGATCATTAGGAGGTTCCTTGGATCCCACTAAATCAGCCTTCTTTTCATTATCCACTAAACAATCAATGTCCTGAAATATTAGAGGGATGAAATCAGGATTTTAAACAGACATGCATGATATAAAATAGTCAGACAACTCTTAAACAATAGTACCTTTTGTAGCCTTTCATGTGAAATACCATTCACACATGTGAAAGGGACATGATTTTGCTTCTTAGTGTTGCGGGTTCGTCCCTTCTTTTTACGATTAAACGCACTAGGCTTTTCCTTAGACCTTCCTGATGAAGATTTATCAAGCTCCTCTGATAGAAGTTCAAATTTTGTGCAGTCCAGTGATATAACCATTAGGAGTCCTCGTATTTTTCGCAATATACAATCAGAAACAGTACAGACAGAACCCAATGAACTAAAGAATAGCTCTCCTATATCGTAGTCAATATTAAGAACTGACGTTATCACCATATTAACATCTAGAAGCACGAGCAAAGAATTAAGGGCTCTGGCTAAAGCAGGTGGTTTGTTACAAAAAGCTAATGGTGTAACAACTGTTCCAAGTTCTACATCATTGGGAAATGCTCTGGTGGTCCTTTGAGCAGATGCAGTACCGTTATATTGAAGAAATTTATCAACTCCCACACTGTATAGCCAAATCTCATCCTGAGAGGCATTATGTGCCACTTCCAAAATTTCACGAGTCTGAAAACTTATGATTCAAAAGTTAGCCCCATGCTTTGAGAAGGTCTCATAAACATACTAACCCAAATTACATGTATGAATATTCCAACTGACGACATCCCCTGATGTGAATCCgtagaaaaggaaagaaatagaaccATTCATCCAAGATTAAACAATGGGAAATATGACTTAAATATAACAAAGTATAGATGGATTCATTATTAAATATGACTTAACTATAATGGTATAGAAGGCAAAATTCTTTGAAAAATTTTCCTGACAAACTATATCAGGTTAAAATTTTCCAAACTACCAATTCCGAGCAGCTCAACTTTGAAAAAATTGTCTTCCTAAGTATTAATTATCATAGCAAATCCACTGAACATCTTCCTAATTATCCCCAACAATACCGATTTCGGTTTAATATTCCGAATTTCCCTAAAATTTCCCAATAATTAGCTCGACTTTCAAAATATCATCTTCCTAAGTAGTAATTAATTATCACAGCATTTGCCCTCAAATCTTCCTAATTATTCCAGCAACACCACTTTCAGCTTAATATGTTCCTAATTTTCCTAGTAACTCCATCTTTTAACTTTCACATCTTCCATTTAacgttttatttttttcttagctCAAATATGGAAAATTATTAACCATTTATGATTTATCATCAATTATTCAATTCACACCAACACTAAACCAAAATTAACAACTTTTTTGAAAGTTCCCAAATGGAAGGTACCAAAGGTTTTGCAGCTCTGCTCAAAATTGTTGTTAAGGCCCTCTTCCTTGTCACAGCATCCAGATTACTCCACCAATCCACACATCCCTTCTTCCTCCAAAACACATTCGCTGCGACCCCGGCcaaattcatcttctccttcaatTTAACACCTCTTTTCCTCCCTCCTCCCCCTCCAGCTCCTCCTCCACTATTCAACCATGCCAGCCGCATCGCAACCTCAATCCTATTCGCCAAAAACGCCTCAATCCGATAATACCCCATTGCCTTTAGCCAATTCAGCTCCACCCAATTATTCCCAATCTCATTCTCCTCCCCTCTCAAGAACCCGCCATTGGAAATTCGGTCCATAACGTCCACAAACCGGTCAATGTCATCCACCAAATTCTCAGCAACGGTAAAGGCGTCAAGGCAAGCCGCGGAACAGGAGCACGCCCCGGCGCCTTCATTTCCCTCGGCCGACTCGAACAGCCGGGCGGAGTCAAACAGAACCCGCCCGGCCACGGCCGAGTCGGCGGAATCGGCAGCGCGTGCAAGGAGGCCACGGGAGCGCTTGAAGCAGAGAGTGGGGAGGAATGGAGGATGAGTGGAGGGAAGGTCAGGAAGAACAATGAAGGAGCCATGGCCGTTGGATCGGAGCTTGGAGATCATGCGGAGGAGAGTTTGGACGAAGGTTGGATCGACGATGGTGAGTGCGGATTGACGGTGTTGGAGGGAGAGGGATGAAAACcatttgaaaatttgggatctagggttagggttagggtttgaggATTGGGATTGGGAATGGGAGTGGTAGAGGGAGATGTGAGAGGTGAGCGAGTCGATGAGTTGGTGGTGAGCCATTGGAGCGAGTTGCGAAGAAGAAAAGTTTTGAATAGTTTGGTTTTATTGTTAGGGAGTTACATTTTTACATGACATGAATCTTCATGACAGTGGaatcagagatagagaaagagagaaagaggaaaatgAAATGACGAAAAGGGATGCGAGGAATGTACGCTGACGCAGGTGTATGAGGGACCTCTATTTTGGTTGGTTAGTTGTGTGGTGTTTCGTGGCTGCCAGCCTGCCACGGTGGTTTTGTTTTTCGTTGTCACGGTGCTCTGTGTGTTTTCCTGTGGGCTGCGAAGGAGACaatattttacaaattttatgACTTGTTTAAGACTCTGAGGTAGAAGAAGACTAGgctaatatttttaatcataaagGGTTTAGAAATATGCTTAGAAATATGTTTAGACTTATTTATACATGTACTAAACTTATATTTTCAACtttctttaatttaattcatttaaaaacttaaatatttctttttttgagAAAATAAATTATCCAAATATTAATGGACATTCacatttatttttatcataatattttttaaatgttcATTTAAAATTATGtctcattaaaattttattaaaaaaaaactcaatagaaaaaaattttagtaaaagaaATAAAGTACAATATCCTTAAAAATTGCCTTGTTAAAAACTTTGTCAAGCAAAAACTCAATAGGGAGAAAAAtctgaccaagaaaaaaaaagtgcaTTCTCTCCCTTTGTcgacattatttaatatctcaaaatcagcgcatcccaatctgatgtaccaatcttttaaAGAGGGATTTgaaagtgactttgtaaataaatctgccagattatcatttaagcggatctgttggatatcaattgttccttgattttgaaggtcatgagtaAAGAAAAATGTGGGAGAAATATGATttattctatcacctttgatgtattcaTCTTCAAACAAAATAGTTGGAGCTattttatgatcaatcagtccacatgatgacagaatatattggattaaaCTTCTAAGTCAAAAACAttcgcgacttgcttcatgtatcgctaatATTTCAACATGATTAGAGGATATTGCTGTTATCGtctgtttcatggacttccatgaCATATGTGAATAAATTTCCTGTTTGAGATCTTtttttgtgtggatcagacaagtatcctacatctgcatagccaactaattgtgacttggatttaTATGGATAAAATAGTCTCATATCAATTGTTCCTTGAatatatcgaaagatttgtttgattctattccaatgtcttctggtttgagaggaactatatcttgctagtaaattcactgcaaatgatatgtcaggttgtgtattattagcaagatatatGGCAGCTGTCGAAAAGAACAGAGAGGGTATCCCGAAGATGCGTGTTACCCATTGTGACAGACGGACTTTAGTGTTTATCGTTGAGGAGTTAGAGCCGTTGGAGGGTTGGTCGCAAGGTTCATTCCGTGTTCGGCTAACGGTGGGTACGTGTGACTGTGGACTTTTCCAATCTCTCCACTACCCATACCAACATGCGCTAGCCGCTTGTGCCGCCGCAAGCATCGAGTGGGCTCCATATTGACAGAGCTGTTAGTAATAATCATTGGCACCTACTCTTTTCCAAAAGCTTACACTGAGATCCTGGAAAGATATCATTCGGACCATTTCCCGATTTTAGTGAGATGCTTtggtgctaaaattaagaaaaataagaacCGTCCTTTTAGGTTTTAAGCTGCTTGACCACCCACCTTCAATTTCATAGCATTGTTCAACATGCTTGGAATAAAGGGTCCTCGGATGTGATTAGAAGCCTAAAAGAGGTCCAGTCAGAGGCCCTTACTTTCAACAGAAAAATTTTCAATAATGTCTTTATCAAGAAAAGATCTTTGGAGCAGGAGATTAATAGAACTCAATTGATCTTGGATGGTGCCGGTGATGCAAATTTTTGGTTAAAAGAGAAAAATCTTCATGATGAGCTTAATCCTGTTCTTATTCAAGAAGAGCTTATTTGGTATCAAAAGTCTCGTGAGCAATGAGTGAAGTTCGGAGATAAAAATACTAGGTACTTTCATCTGCAAAATATTATTCGAAGGAAAAGAAACAAGGTTCATGGGTTATTCCTAGAGGATGGCACTTGGTCCACAGAATCCGATGTTCTCTAAAAAGAAGCTAATGCCTTCTTCCAAAGACTTTTTTGTACCAAAAAGGATGTTAACATCAATGCTCTTGGTGATCTCCCGCTGCCCCAGCTGAGTGTTGAAGCTTGTGATGCTCTTACAGCAATGGTTACTTTGGAGGAAGTGAGAAGAGTTGTCATAGAGATGGGTTCTTTTAAAGCTCCAAGCCCCGACGATTTTCAAGCCATTTTTTTCAAACAATATTGGGATGTTATTGGCATGGATATCTGGAATATTGTTATAAAGCCTTTTTGGGAGAGCTTCTTGATGCAGCAGTCTTCGAAACTCTCATTGTTCTTATATCCAAGGtagactctccttccttcatgaAAGACTTTCGTCCCATTAGTCTGtgtaatgtaatttataaaattattacgaAAGTGTTAGTTTCAAACTTTCGTCCTTATGTTGTTGATGTGGTTGGCCCCCTTCAAGGAGGTTTTATTTCTGGAAGGGGTACTACTGAGAATATCATAATTACgcaagaagttatgcattttatAAAACATACTAAGTCCAAGAAAGATGTCATGGCTTTTAAGATTGATCTTAAAAAGGCCTATGACAAAGTAGGCTAGAGATTCTTACATCAGTCCTTTGGTGCTTTTGGTTTTTCTAAATCTATTATTCAGCTCATAATGAAGTGTGTGAGTTCCTCTTCTTTATCAATCCTATGGAATAGGGATCGTCTAAATAATTTTAGTCCTCAAAGGGCCTTAGACAAGGGGACCCAATGGCCCCTTATCTTTTTGTGCTTTGTATGGAGAGGCAAGCATGTCTTATTAATCACAAGGTCTCTGAAGGCTCTTGGATCCCTGTTGCTTTATCCCAAAAAGGCTTTAGAATTTCTCACTTGTTGTTCGCCAATGACCTTCTTCTTTATTGCAAAGCGACTAAAACTCAAGTGGAGTTTATTATGAGAACTCTTGATCTTTTTTGCAAACCTTCTGGCCTAAAGGTTAACCTTGTGAAGTCTAAAGCTTAGTGTTCTAAGTCTGTGACTGCGAGAAGAAAGGGCATGCTTGCTGAGGTTTCTCATATTCGTTTCGCACAAAATATGAAAAAACATCTTGGGGTGAATATTTGTCATGATAGGGCGCTCAAGAGAACTGTGCAAGAGATCCTTGAGAAGATTAAGGCAAGGCTTGCTAATTGGAAAGTGCGACTTCTCAATAAAGCGGGTAGATTATGTCTTGTC is drawn from Arachis hypogaea cultivar Tifrunner chromosome 12, arahy.Tifrunner.gnm2.J5K5, whole genome shotgun sequence and contains these coding sequences:
- the LOC112728186 gene encoding uncharacterized protein isoform X6; the encoded protein is MAHHQLIDSLTSHISLYHSHSQSQSSNPNPNPRSQIFKWFSSLSLQHRQSALTIVDPTFVQTLLRMISKLRSNGHGSFIVLPDLPSTHPPFLPTLCFKRSRGLLARAADSADSAVAGRVLFDSARLFESAEGNEGAGACSCSAACLDAFTVAENLVDDIDRFVDVMDRISNGGFLRGEENEIGNNWVELNWLKAMGYYRIEAFLANRIEVAMRLAWLNSGGGAGGGGGRKRGVKLKEKMNLAGVAANVFWRKKGCVDWWSNLDAVTRKRALTTILSRAAKPLTREILEVAHNASQDEIWLYSVGVDKFLQYNGTASAQRTTRAFPNDVELGTVVTPLAFCNKPPALARALNSLLVLLDVNMVITSVLNIDYDIGELFFSSLGSVCTVSDCILRKIRGLLMVISLDCTKFELLSEELDKSSSGRSKEKPSAFNRKKKGRTRNTKKQNHVPFTCVNGISHERLQKDIDCLVDNEKKADLVGSKEPPNDPLGKEISTGSISSTAKKDHTRRLDANKLRTNSRKSRKEKNKCKSTTTGREASNFQKSIIDAASTTIISEGGVGVCDRVFDKSSINAKNDYLNGSDIHSSSTKNSFAEAIEQENVEDLSKSCNGLGPQLCLASNQGKTMSQEIDCSTCDVDCNAQNPPAHELKHGSFYSKEDTGSLNSVCVPEADVKPSVPDKLTREVYVKEFGLLKERDRCLFECRNSAFSKCSPYEWPGVPSVYFPSFNSHLPPATDRLHLDVGRNWHNHFCHSFVPTLQQARNTPIEGGRNPILSRPIPMSLDWPPVFRGGMAAPPNGNYDSGFMTRRQCTFSKGLAVHSVQVDATTPDDERKYSGDIFDLPPDIANAQELADEFDNHWVSEEEYEVHAVSGIDYNQYFGGGIMYWNSSDYPGNGFSRPPSLSSDDSLWALREADMNRAVDDMVAFSSSYSTNGLTSPTAAAFCSPFDPVGTGPQTVSYVMSSNEVPGKVLHSSSVADAAGDEDTSGSLGNNLSGEMEGKAGDSHPYPILRPIIIPNLSRERSRSDFKRSVDHKSPCVPPTRREQPRIKRPPSPVVLCVPRAPRPPPPSPVSDSRKQRGFPSVRSGSSSPRHWGMRGWYHDGSNLDEACLRMDGAEVVWPSWRSNNLAVRSMIQPLPAALLQDRLIAMSQIPRDQEHPDVTIPLQPPELQSCSARGSSLSLMHGLLHDEIDSFCKQVAAENLSRRPYINWAVKRVTRSLQVLWPRSRTNVFGSNATGMSLPTSDVDLVVVLPPVRNLEPIKEAGILEGRNGIKETCLQHAARYLANQDWVKSDSLKTVENTAIPIIMLVVEVPQEVISSSMVQSLKEEPHCTHNEHGNDSHSDAIQLEDSSFPNSSGINFDASKESKSVRLDISFKSPSHTGLQTTEMVKALTDQFPAAIPLALVLKQFLADRSLDQSYSGFTNYTFSSA
- the LOC112728186 gene encoding uncharacterized protein isoform X3 translates to MAHHQLIDSLTSHISLYHSHSQSQSSNPNPNPRSQIFKWFSSLSLQHRQSALTIVDPTFVQTLLRMISKLRSNGHGSFIVLPDLPSTHPPFLPTLCFKRSRGLLARAADSADSAVAGRVLFDSARLFESAEGNEGAGACSCSAACLDAFTVAENLVDDIDRFVDVMDRISNGGFLRGEENEIGNNWVELNWLKAMGYYRIEAFLANRIEVAMRLAWLNSGGGAGGGGGRKRGVKLKEKMNLAGVAANVFWRKKGCVDWWSNLDAVTRKRALTTILSRAAKPLTREILEVAHNASQDEIWLYSVGVDKFLQYNGTASAQRTTRAFPNDVELGTVVTPLAFCNKPPALARALNSLLVLLDVNMVITSVLNIDYDIGELFFSSLGSVCTVSDCILRKIRGLLMVISLDCTKFELLSEELDKSSSGRSKEKPSAFNRKKKGRTRNTKKQNHVPFTCVNGISHERLQKDIDCLVDNEKKADLVGSKEPPNDPLGKEISTGSISSTAKKQDHTRRLDANKLRTNSRKSRKEKNKCKSTTTGREASNFQKSIIDAASTTIISEGGVGVCDRVFDKSSINAKNDYLNGSDIHSSSTKNSFAEAIEQENVEDLSKSCNGLGPQLCLASNQGKTMSQEIDCSTCDVDCNAQNPPAHELKHGSFYSKEDTGSLNSVCVPEADVKPSVPDKLTREVYVKEFGLLKERDRCLFECRNSAFSKCSPYEWPGVPSVYFPSFNSHLPPATDRLHLDVGRNWHNHFCHSFVPTLQQARNTPIEGGRNPILSRPIPMSLDWPPVFRGGMAAPPNGNYDSGFMTRRQCTFSKGLAVHSVQVDATTPDDERKYSGDIFDLPPDIANAQELADEFDNHWVSEEEYEVHAVSGIDYNQYFGGGIMYWNSSDYPGNGFSRPPSLSSDDSLWALREADMNRAVDDMVAFSSSYSTNGLTSPTAAAFCSPFDPVGTGPQTVSYVMSSNEVPGKVLHSSSVADAAGDEDTSGSLGNNLSGEMEGKAGDSHPYPILRPIIIPNLSRERSRSDFKRSVDHKSPCVPPTRREQPRIKRPPSPVVLCVPRAPRPPPPSPVSDSRKQRGFPSVRSGSSSPRHWGMRGWYHDGSNLDEACLRMDGAEVVWPSWRSNNLAVRSMIQPLPAALLQDRLIAMSQIPRDQEHPDVTIPLQPPELQSCSARGSSLSLMHGLLHDEIDSFCKQVAAENLSRRPYINWAVKRVTRSLQVLWPRSRTNVFGSNATGMSLPTSDVDLVVVLPPVRNLEPIKEAGILEGRNGIKETCLQHAARYLANQDWVKSDSLKTVENTAIPIIMLVVEVPQEVISSSMVQSLKEEPHCTHNEHESKSVRLDISFKSPSHTGLQTTEMVKALTDQFPAAIPLALVLKQFLADRSLDQSYSGGLSSYCLVLLIIRFLQHEHHLGRSINQSYGSLLMDFLYFFGNVFDPRQMRISVQGSGLYIKRERGCSIDPIHIDDPLYPTNNVGRNCFRIHQCIKAFSEAYSVLENELTFLNSDGESCSKPPYRLLPKIIPNLDVSNS